A window of Sphingobacterium sp. SRCM116780 contains these coding sequences:
- a CDS encoding TonB-dependent receptor produces the protein MDKNYTQRSTLYTTLLTSALTVTSLYSFSQEVIKGKISNNGLPLSSVTIKNTSNNTSTKSLEDGSYNIPASSGINKLVVSHVGFTTQTKEITISQGVEGLINFDLSNVSLDEVVVIGSRAQGRSNLQTVAPVDVIDIKGLTKDVGQVSLNQILNYVAPSFNSNTQTISDGTDHIDPASLRGLGPDQVLVLVNGKRRHTTSLVNINGSFGKGSVGTDLNAIPTSAIKRVEILRDGAAAQYGSDAIAGVINIVIEDNVDELRASVTYGGYLSKNAENNYDGQSVQANVNYGIPITKNGGFINLSGSYDYRQPTNRQKEFTGTIFSDYNNPSLYPNPTGVDITDDELVRQGKTRADYVSRIGQAETKGGALFFNSKIPLSEHSEFYSFGGLNYRKGTSAAFRRQPSQITQNISEIYPDGFLPLIVTDNYDKSLAAGIKSEFSGWKVDLSNAYGSNKIDFQTQNSLNASLLKASPTTFDDGGYRFIQNTSNLDFTKFFDEPLAGINVAFGFEHRYENYQIVAGEESSYADYGKAVKIGTDGNGNPILIPNIQGNVQTLFAQNGKAYASGAQAFPGFRPDNEVNETRSSVGAYTDVEANITSDWLLTGALRFENYSDFGSTLNWKLGTRYKIDDIFTLRAAASTGFRAPSLHQRYFNATSSLFNEGVITNSGTFTNDSRPAQLLGIPSLKQETSRSYSAGFTANYGKFKATVDGYFIAIDNRIIYTGTFTGSNAANATDQDKEIYDLLAQSNATSARFFANAIDTETKGIDVVLTYNENIGKGKLRTDLSGTFVKTSIIGDIHASEQLVGKESTYFDNQSRIYLESAVPRTKVNFTLNYSLDKFNVFLRNVYFGDVDGATNTVADYQTFKGKIITDLSVSYNIAKSLRFTLGVNNLLDIYPDETREGSGLRGAGYFIYSRTGQQFGNNGRYIFTKLALTL, from the coding sequence ATGGATAAAAATTATACACAGAGATCAACCCTATATACTACTTTATTAACAAGTGCCTTAACGGTAACTAGCCTTTATTCCTTCTCTCAAGAGGTAATTAAAGGTAAAATCAGCAATAATGGTTTACCATTAAGCAGTGTTACCATTAAAAATACGAGTAATAATACATCTACTAAATCTTTAGAGGATGGTAGTTACAATATTCCAGCGTCATCCGGAATCAATAAGTTAGTGGTATCCCATGTAGGATTTACTACTCAAACAAAAGAAATTACAATTTCTCAAGGTGTCGAAGGTTTGATCAATTTTGACCTCTCCAACGTTTCATTAGACGAAGTTGTCGTTATTGGTTCAAGAGCTCAAGGAAGATCAAATCTACAGACAGTGGCTCCTGTAGATGTTATTGACATCAAAGGATTAACAAAGGACGTGGGTCAAGTTTCGTTAAATCAAATTTTAAATTACGTAGCGCCATCTTTCAACTCCAATACACAAACAATATCTGATGGTACTGATCATATTGACCCAGCGTCACTAAGAGGATTAGGCCCAGATCAAGTGTTGGTCCTTGTTAATGGAAAACGTCGCCACACGACTTCTTTAGTTAATATAAATGGATCATTCGGAAAAGGGTCCGTAGGTACGGATTTAAATGCAATACCAACGTCTGCGATCAAACGAGTAGAAATCCTGCGGGATGGTGCCGCTGCGCAATATGGATCTGATGCCATAGCTGGTGTTATTAATATAGTCATTGAAGATAATGTCGATGAATTACGTGCTTCGGTTACTTATGGTGGTTATTTGTCCAAAAACGCAGAGAATAATTATGACGGCCAAAGTGTACAAGCGAATGTCAATTATGGTATTCCGATAACTAAAAATGGCGGATTTATCAATCTATCTGGTTCATACGATTACCGTCAACCAACAAATAGACAAAAAGAATTCACCGGAACTATTTTTTCCGATTACAACAACCCAAGCTTATATCCTAATCCAACAGGTGTAGATATCACTGACGATGAACTCGTAAGACAAGGTAAAACTCGTGCTGATTATGTTTCAAGAATCGGTCAAGCTGAAACAAAAGGTGGAGCTTTATTTTTCAATTCAAAAATACCTTTATCAGAGCATTCAGAATTTTACTCATTCGGAGGATTAAATTATAGAAAAGGTACTTCAGCAGCATTCCGTAGACAGCCGTCACAAATCACTCAAAATATTAGTGAAATATATCCAGACGGATTTTTACCATTAATCGTCACCGATAATTATGACAAATCTTTAGCTGCTGGAATAAAATCAGAATTTTCGGGATGGAAAGTAGATTTATCAAATGCGTATGGGTCGAATAAAATTGATTTTCAAACACAAAATTCTTTAAACGCAAGTTTATTAAAGGCCTCTCCTACTACATTTGATGATGGTGGTTATCGTTTTATTCAAAATACAAGTAATTTAGACTTTACTAAATTCTTCGATGAGCCATTAGCTGGAATAAATGTTGCTTTTGGATTTGAACATCGTTATGAAAACTACCAGATAGTCGCTGGGGAAGAATCATCCTATGCAGATTATGGAAAAGCCGTAAAAATTGGTACTGATGGAAATGGGAATCCAATTTTAATTCCTAATATTCAAGGAAATGTACAAACACTATTTGCCCAAAATGGTAAAGCTTACGCATCTGGAGCCCAAGCGTTCCCAGGATTTAGACCTGACAATGAAGTCAACGAAACTCGTTCTTCGGTAGGAGCTTATACTGATGTAGAAGCAAATATTACTTCCGACTGGTTGTTAACTGGAGCACTACGTTTTGAGAATTATTCTGATTTCGGGTCGACATTAAACTGGAAATTAGGAACACGCTATAAAATTGATGATATCTTTACGCTACGCGCAGCTGCTAGTACAGGGTTTAGAGCTCCTTCATTACACCAACGTTATTTCAATGCAACGTCCAGCTTATTCAACGAAGGTGTTATCACGAACTCTGGAACTTTCACGAACGATAGTCGTCCTGCACAGTTATTAGGTATTCCTTCACTAAAGCAAGAGACTTCTCGCTCTTATAGTGCTGGATTTACCGCTAATTATGGAAAATTCAAAGCCACTGTAGATGGATATTTCATCGCTATAGATAACAGAATTATCTATACAGGAACATTTACAGGAAGTAATGCAGCAAATGCGACGGATCAAGACAAAGAAATTTATGATCTATTAGCACAATCGAATGCTACATCAGCTCGCTTCTTTGCCAATGCAATAGATACAGAGACCAAAGGTATAGATGTCGTACTTACTTATAATGAAAATATAGGCAAAGGTAAATTACGAACTGATCTTTCTGGTACTTTTGTCAAAACAAGTATTATCGGTGATATTCACGCTTCAGAACAACTCGTTGGTAAAGAAAGCACCTATTTTGATAATCAATCTCGCATCTATTTAGAATCAGCAGTACCGCGGACAAAAGTAAATTTTACATTGAACTATAGTTTGGATAAGTTCAATGTATTTTTACGTAACGTCTATTTTGGAGATGTTGATGGGGCCACCAATACTGTAGCAGATTATCAAACTTTTAAAGGAAAAATAATTACCGACCTAAGTGTTAGTTACAATATTGCTAAAAGTCTACGCTTCACTTTAGGTGTCAATAATCTTTTAGATATTTATCCTGACGAAACAAGAGAAGGTTCTGGCCTTAGAGGTGCTGGATATTTTATTTATTCCAGAACAGGGCAACAATTCGGCAACAATGGTCGTTATATATTTACCAAATTAGCTTTAACACTTTAA
- the dtd gene encoding D-aminoacyl-tRNA deacylase, with product MRAVIQRVSRASCSVENDITGQIEQGLLIFIGIEDEDTLEDMKWMAQKFINLRIFSDENGLMNKSVQDIAGNILLISQFTLFAQTKKGNRPSFIRAAKLEKAKPMYEQMAHYLTSLLEKEVQLGIFGADMKIDLLNDGPVTIMMNTQDKDNF from the coding sequence ATGCGTGCAGTGATACAACGAGTTTCAAGAGCAAGTTGTTCGGTAGAAAATGATATTACCGGTCAAATTGAACAGGGTCTCTTAATCTTTATTGGAATTGAAGATGAAGACACCTTAGAAGATATGAAATGGATGGCTCAAAAGTTCATCAATCTTAGAATTTTCAGTGATGAAAACGGGTTAATGAACAAATCAGTCCAAGATATTGCAGGCAATATTTTATTAATTTCTCAGTTTACATTATTTGCGCAAACAAAAAAGGGGAACCGACCTTCCTTTATTCGTGCTGCAAAACTGGAGAAAGCTAAACCGATGTATGAGCAAATGGCCCATTATCTAACTTCATTATTAGAAAAAGAGGTTCAACTAGGGATCTTTGGAGCGGATATGAAAATTGATTTGTTAAATGATGGTCCTGTTACGATCATGATGAATACACAAGATAAAGATAATTTCTAA
- a CDS encoding TonB-dependent receptor, whose product MIKGLISTVVFLGTVLCVSAQHHLSIKILDAETKKTLQGASVSLVATNTIHSKSNDKGVALFSNVPNGKYDLTASFLGYRSEKKQIDLMDDKSIEIYLQAQVIKTEEVFVQATRAKSNSSTTYKNLSKEDISKNNFGQDIPYLLDQTPSVVIGSDAGAGIGYTSMRIRGSDNARINVTLNGIPLNDAESMGSFFVNLPDFASSTESIQIQRGIGTSTNGAGSFGASLNIQSNTLEKDPYVEFNNSYGSFNSWKNTLKVGSGLLNNKFAFNVRLSRILSDGYIDRASSDLKSFYVDGGYYSDKQILKAIVFSGKEKTYQSWYGTPEPRLNNDIEGMKDYAINDGYTAAETENLLQAGRTYNKYLYKNQTDNYTQTHHQLHYTNFINEKITFNAALHYTRGAGYYEEYRPEDKLSKYNLPQVILGKDTISKTDLIRRRWLDNYFYGATYSFNYNPSQAVKLTWGGAINQYKGDHYGEVIWAQYASTSNLGDKYYLNDATKNDISTFLKADFTVNDWLLFADIQYRNISYQVSGDDDKIKDLDFDRKFNFLNPKLGFTYLINENSNLYASYAYASKEPVRDDFVDIIGNNPKPEKMQDVEIGYRFKNDVFNIGTNLYGMFYKDQLIPTGALNDVGSPLRLNIPDSYRIGLELDAAWKISNQFIWKATAGLSQNKINNFTDETSNEFFKKTDIALSPSTILSSEFSYKPVQAFEIALLSKYISRQYLDNSSAKVRSIDPSFVNNVRAIYNFAAFGIKNIDLSLSINNILNEKYETSGYTWGYMDGSSRKSFNFYYPQATTNFMLGLNIRF is encoded by the coding sequence ATGATTAAAGGTTTAATCAGTACTGTCGTTTTTTTAGGAACAGTTTTATGCGTATCAGCACAGCATCATCTATCTATCAAAATATTAGACGCTGAAACAAAAAAAACACTGCAAGGAGCGAGTGTTAGTTTAGTAGCTACAAATACTATACATTCAAAATCTAATGACAAAGGGGTTGCGCTATTTTCTAATGTACCTAACGGTAAATATGATCTTACCGCCTCTTTCTTGGGCTATCGTTCCGAAAAAAAACAAATTGACTTAATGGATGATAAATCCATAGAAATTTACCTACAAGCACAAGTAATAAAAACAGAAGAGGTTTTTGTACAAGCAACACGCGCTAAAAGCAACTCTTCTACAACTTATAAAAACCTGAGCAAAGAAGATATCTCCAAAAACAATTTTGGACAAGATATTCCATACCTCTTAGATCAAACCCCTTCTGTTGTTATCGGATCTGATGCAGGAGCTGGTATTGGATATACCAGCATGCGGATACGCGGTTCGGACAATGCTCGTATCAATGTTACTTTGAACGGTATTCCTTTGAATGATGCAGAAAGCATGGGTTCTTTCTTTGTTAACCTGCCTGATTTTGCTTCTTCCACCGAGAGTATTCAAATCCAACGAGGTATTGGAACCTCCACAAACGGTGCAGGATCATTCGGAGCATCTTTAAATATTCAATCTAACACCTTAGAAAAAGATCCATATGTAGAATTTAATAATTCTTATGGTTCCTTTAATTCATGGAAAAATACATTAAAGGTAGGTTCTGGTCTTTTGAACAATAAATTTGCATTCAATGTGCGTCTCTCTCGGATTCTAAGTGATGGCTATATCGATCGCGCTTCTTCTGATCTAAAGTCTTTTTATGTAGACGGAGGATATTACAGTGATAAACAGATTCTAAAAGCAATTGTCTTCTCTGGAAAGGAAAAGACCTATCAGTCCTGGTATGGTACTCCAGAGCCTCGTTTAAACAATGATATTGAAGGAATGAAAGACTATGCGATCAATGATGGCTATACAGCAGCAGAAACAGAGAATTTATTGCAAGCTGGTCGCACCTATAACAAGTATTTATACAAGAACCAAACGGACAACTATACGCAAACACACCATCAATTACATTACACCAATTTTATCAATGAAAAAATAACATTCAATGCGGCTCTACATTATACTCGAGGCGCTGGTTATTATGAAGAATACCGTCCTGAAGACAAATTATCAAAATACAATTTGCCACAAGTCATCCTTGGTAAGGATACGATCTCAAAAACAGACTTAATTAGAAGACGATGGCTAGACAATTACTTTTATGGCGCTACGTATTCTTTCAATTACAATCCTTCGCAAGCGGTAAAGTTAACATGGGGCGGAGCGATAAATCAATATAAAGGTGATCATTATGGTGAAGTTATTTGGGCTCAATATGCTTCTACCAGTAATTTAGGTGACAAATATTATCTGAATGATGCTACAAAAAATGATATCAGTACATTTTTAAAAGCAGATTTCACAGTCAATGATTGGTTATTATTTGCTGATATACAATATCGCAATATCAGTTATCAAGTTAGCGGTGATGATGATAAGATTAAAGATCTGGATTTTGACAGAAAATTTAATTTTTTAAATCCAAAATTAGGATTTACTTATCTCATCAATGAAAATTCGAATCTTTATGCATCTTATGCTTATGCAAGCAAAGAACCTGTACGTGATGATTTCGTTGATATCATTGGCAACAATCCAAAACCTGAAAAGATGCAAGATGTTGAAATTGGATATCGCTTTAAAAATGATGTCTTTAATATTGGAACTAATCTTTATGGTATGTTCTACAAAGACCAACTGATTCCAACCGGTGCACTAAACGATGTAGGATCTCCGTTAAGATTAAATATCCCAGATAGTTATCGAATAGGCTTGGAATTAGACGCAGCTTGGAAAATATCCAATCAATTTATTTGGAAAGCAACTGCAGGTCTAAGTCAAAACAAGATCAATAATTTTACAGATGAAACTAGTAATGAATTCTTCAAGAAAACTGATATTGCACTTTCTCCTTCAACAATCTTGTCCAGTGAATTTTCTTATAAACCTGTACAGGCTTTTGAAATCGCCCTATTGTCCAAATATATTTCCAGACAATATCTAGATAACAGTTCCGCGAAGGTAAGGAGCATCGATCCTTCTTTTGTAAACAATGTTAGAGCAATCTACAATTTTGCAGCATTTGGAATAAAAAATATTGATCTCAGTCTTTCTATTAATAATATTTTGAATGAAAAATATGAAACAAGTGGATATACCTGGGGATATATGGATGGTTCATCTCGTAAATCTTTTAATTTCTACTATCCACAGGCTACAACTAATTTTATGTTAGGTCTAAATATTAGATTTTAA
- a CDS encoding amidohydrolase family protein, producing MKYYSANYILPITSLPIKDGVVGINDDGEILGIYEAKSTELDGQHIEKFNGVIVPGFINAHCHLELSHMKGTIPSKTGLPAFLSAVMTSRNSPLKVIDKAMADADEEMYKNGIVAVGDHANTDNTSRIKESSKILYHTFIEVFGVEPSEADGKIQEAKDLIHEFASAHSSITPHAPYSCSKALLKKFKKSVSEGNIISIHNQESDEENKLFRYKTGEFLDFFKKIGKNPDLFKAQARNSIQSYLPYLPNPNKLILVHNTYTSLKDLDFVDRMGRDIVWCLCPKANLFIEDQLPKVMNFVNDNQKIVLGTDSLASNDSLSILDELKVLHKNFEELDFQQSIQWATINGAQALNIADQFGSLEIGKKPGLVLLKNMEHFRLTDKVTVQRLA from the coding sequence ATGAAATATTATAGCGCTAACTATATCTTACCGATTACTTCTTTGCCTATTAAAGATGGAGTTGTTGGTATAAATGATGACGGAGAAATTCTAGGGATTTATGAAGCTAAATCAACAGAATTGGACGGTCAACATATTGAAAAATTTAATGGAGTTATTGTTCCTGGTTTTATAAATGCACATTGTCATTTAGAATTATCCCATATGAAGGGTACAATTCCTTCCAAGACGGGTTTACCAGCTTTTTTATCTGCAGTAATGACGAGCCGAAACTCACCTTTAAAAGTGATCGATAAGGCAATGGCTGATGCGGATGAGGAAATGTATAAGAATGGTATTGTAGCGGTAGGAGATCATGCTAATACGGACAATACATCTAGAATAAAAGAATCAAGTAAAATTCTTTACCATACATTTATTGAAGTTTTCGGAGTAGAACCAAGTGAAGCGGATGGTAAAATACAAGAAGCAAAAGATTTAATTCATGAGTTTGCTTCAGCGCATTCGTCTATTACTCCCCATGCCCCTTATTCTTGCTCCAAAGCACTTCTTAAAAAATTTAAAAAATCTGTTTCTGAAGGAAATATTATTAGTATTCACAATCAGGAAAGCGATGAGGAAAATAAATTGTTTAGATATAAAACAGGTGAATTTTTAGATTTTTTCAAAAAAATTGGAAAAAACCCAGATTTGTTTAAAGCACAGGCTAGAAACTCTATTCAATCGTATTTACCTTACTTGCCAAATCCTAATAAATTGATTCTCGTACATAATACATATACTTCATTGAAAGATTTGGATTTTGTAGACAGAATGGGACGTGATATTGTATGGTGTTTATGTCCAAAAGCGAATCTTTTTATTGAAGATCAATTACCTAAAGTGATGAACTTTGTAAATGATAATCAAAAAATTGTACTTGGTACTGATAGTTTGGCATCAAATGATTCTCTTTCGATTCTGGATGAATTAAAGGTTTTACACAAGAATTTTGAAGAATTGGATTTTCAACAATCCATTCAATGGGCTACGATCAATGGTGCCCAAGCCTTAAATATCGCAGATCAATTCGGATCACTTGAAATAGGTAAAAAACCAGGACTAGTCTTGTTAAAAAACATGGAACACTTTAGATTGACAGATAAAGTTACCGTACAACGATTAGCATAG
- a CDS encoding nucleotide pyrophosphohydrolase gives MTIKEAQETIDKWINTTGIRYFNELTNTAMLMEEVGEVARIMARQYGEQSFKKSDKEVNLADEMADVLFVLMCLANQTGIDLTDALEKNLEKKSIRDADRHKNNEKLK, from the coding sequence ATGACAATAAAAGAGGCACAAGAAACTATTGATAAGTGGATCAACACAACAGGAATTCGTTATTTTAATGAATTGACAAACACGGCTATGCTTATGGAAGAAGTCGGTGAGGTGGCGAGAATAATGGCTAGACAGTATGGTGAGCAATCCTTTAAAAAATCTGACAAAGAGGTAAATTTAGCTGATGAGATGGCGGACGTTCTTTTTGTATTGATGTGCTTAGCAAATCAAACAGGCATTGACTTAACAGATGCCCTAGAAAAGAATTTAGAAAAGAAGTCAATCCGCGATGCCGATCGCCACAAGAATAATGAAAAACTAAAATAA